In bacterium, a single window of DNA contains:
- a CDS encoding OmpA family protein, which translates to MTVSLALLVCALGCVSAYDKTFEQETQHLEEEARVEQEAQRAEQEARRAADQAAYDEAARYAAVVYFETGSAVIGETGYKELGWFVKQVAGAPPSTKVLVQGFADSTGGETLNQGLSETRARAVAAHLDNLGIPSSRLVIQGFSENFPAADNAASAGRKNNRRVEVTLR; encoded by the coding sequence ATGACTGTTTCGTTGGCCCTGCTCGTCTGCGCCCTCGGCTGCGTCTCCGCATACGACAAGACCTTCGAGCAGGAGACCCAGCACCTCGAAGAAGAGGCCCGCGTCGAGCAGGAGGCGCAGCGGGCCGAGCAGGAGGCGCGACGCGCCGCCGACCAGGCCGCCTACGACGAAGCCGCGCGCTATGCGGCCGTCGTCTACTTCGAGACCGGCAGCGCTGTGATCGGGGAGACCGGGTACAAGGAACTTGGCTGGTTCGTCAAACAGGTGGCGGGCGCGCCGCCCAGCACCAAGGTCCTCGTGCAGGGTTTCGCGGATTCGACCGGAGGCGAGACCCTCAACCAGGGCTTGTCGGAGACGCGAGCTCGCGCGGTCGCCGCCCACCTGGACAACCTGGGCATCCCGAGTTCGCGACTCGTCATCCAGGGTTTCTCGGAGAACTTCCCGGCTGCCGACAACGCAGCCTCGGCGGGCCGGAAGAACAACCGAAGGGTAGAGGTCACGCTCCGCTAG